The DNA segment ATATGGTTTCAGTGCCGCAACGGCGACCCGGTCGGAGGCTCCGGCAAGGCCGGCGCAGGTCCCGGTGGCCAGCGCGGTGGCCGCGATCATGCCTTCGTTGACCATCGCGACGCTGACGGCCATGACGCTTTCCGTGGCGGCCGAAAGCTTTTCGGTGATCATCCGGCTGACTTCCGCCGTGCCGCTCGCGGACCCGCCCGAAAGCGCGAAATCCTGCATGCGCGAGGATATGACCATCGGGGCCTGAAACCAGAGGCTGGCGAACTCGTCGATGAGATCGGCACTGAAAAACATCATGTCTCTTTTCTGGCGGTTATTCCGCCTTTTCACCGGCTGGCTCTTCAGCCCTTGCTCCGGCACGTCCAGCACGGCCACCGCGGCGGCCACTGGAGGCGCCGGGTGCTGCTGCGGCCGGGGCCGCATGGCCACCTGCCGGATTGTGATCGCGATAGGTCATGATCCAGGTGCCGCAATTCTGGTCGGTCCCGTTCAAGACATTGGCCGCGCGAACGGCTTCCATTTCCTGCGGACGGCAGGGATTCATGATCGCCGACGTCATGCCCGCACCGATCACCATGGGGATGAAGCCGGCATTGATGCCGTGGCGATGCGGCAGGCCGAACGAGATGTTCGACAGACCGCAGGTGGTGTTGACCTTCAATTCGTTGCGCAGACGGTGCAGAAGCGCAAAGACCTGGCGGCCGGCATCGCCGAGCGCGCCGATCGGCATGACCAGCGGATCGACCACGATGTCGTGCGGCTTGATACCATAATCCATGGCCCGTTCGACAATTTTCTTCGCAACTGCGAAACGAACGTCCGGATCCATCGAAATACCGGTTTCATCGTTGGAAATCGCGACCACCGGAACGTCGTATTTCTTGCAGAGCGGCAGGATGGCCTCGAGCTTTTCTTCCTCGCCGGTCACCGAGTTGACCAGAGGGCGGCCCTTGGCGACCTTAAGCGCGGCCTCGATGGCGGCCGAGACGGAACTGTCGATCGACAGCGGCACATCGACCAGGCCCTGGACGATTTCGAGCGTGCGCACCAAAAGGGCAGGCTCGGTCTCGTTCGGATTGACGGAGGTAACACCGGCATTGACGTCGAGCATGGTGGCGCCCGCCGCCACCTGTTCCAGCGCATCCTTGATCACCGTGTCGAAATTGCCTTCGATCATCTCGGCGGCCAGTTTCTTGCGGCCGGTCGGGTTGATCCGTTCACCGATGACGCAGAAGGGCTGGTCGAAGCCGATGATGATTTCGCGGGTGGCGGAAGCAACGATGGTGCGGGTCATGTCTGATCCTTCGGGTCGGTGAGCGCTGCTTGATCGGCGCCGGGATGGTTGGTCAAAGGCAGGGCTTGAGGGCCGCACCACAGATGCTTTTTATTCAATGCTGCCGGTGCGCTGCGACGTCGGCCATTTCCTCTTGGTTTTCCTGCTTGCCGTCGCGGATCGCGTCGAGCCTTTCGGCAACGCGGCTGTCGCCGGGATTGGCTTCGCGTGTCCAGGGCGTGCGGCCTTTGAGGACGCCGGATTCATGGACGATCTCGGCGACATATTCTTCCTGCCGGTAGGCCATCACATGCACGCCGGAAACGCCCTTGATCTCCTTCACCTCGTTGATGATGTCGATGCAGAGCTGCTTGCCTTCCTTTTTCTGATCCTGCGCGCCTTCCAGCCGCTTGATGATCGCGTCCGGAATATGGATGCCCGGCACGTTGTTGCGGATCCAGTTGGCTGTCTTGGCGGATGCCAGCGGGCCGACGCCGACGAGGATGAAGCATTTTTCATCGAAGCCGAGATCGCGCACCTTGTTCATGTAGTCGCGGAACATCGGCACGTCGAAACAGTACTGGCTCTGAACGAACTGGGCACCGGCCTCGATCTTCTTGCCGAGCCGGTAGGGGCGGAAATCATAGGGCGGCGCGAAGGGGTTGATCGCCGCACCAAGAAAGACCTGCGGCGGTGTCGTCAGCTTGCGGCCCGACAGGAACTTCGAATTGTCGCGCATGACGCGCACCGTCTCCAACAGCGACATGCAGTCGAGATCGAAGACAGGTTTGGCGCCCGGCTGGTCGCCGGCCTGGACGCCATCGCCGGTCAGGCACATGATATTGGCAACGCCCATGGCGGCGGCACCCAGAACGTCGCCCTGGATGGCGATGCGGTTCTTGTCGCGGCAGGCGATCTGCATGATCGGCGCATAGCCCATGCGGGTCAAAAGCGCGCAGATGCCGACGGAGGACATATGGCAGTTGGCACCGGAGGCATCGACCGCATTGATGCCATCGACCCAGCCCTCGAAGATCGCGGCCCGCTCGTAGACGTCTTCCGGGTTGGCGCTGTCGGGCGGGTTGAGTTCGGCGGTAACGGCGAATTCGCCGCGGCGCAGAACACGCTCCAGCCGGCCGCGCGAGGAATGGCCGGGCAGGGGATCGAGCGGGAGATGGCGGCCAAGCGGATTTTCGTCGATATGGGCCATGCTTAGGCGTCCTTTGCAGCGGCAGCGGCGGCTTCGCGGGCTTCGGCGGCCTGCGCGGTGACGCGCAGCCAGGACGAGGTTTCGCGCAGCGACTGATTGACGGGTTTCTGCACGTTCAGGATCGCGTCTCCCTTGACCATGTTGCGCGAGCCCTCCCAGGCCTTGACCCAGACACAGGGCATATCAGGCTCGACCTCGCAATTGCCGTTGGCGCGAACGCCGCCGCACGGGCCGTTGCGCAGCTGCTTGGGGCAGTTCATCGGGCAGGACATGCCGGTCGATGACAGAGCGCACTGGCCGCACATGCGACAGTCGAACAACAGGCCTTTGACATTGCGCTCGATGAAGGTGACCGGCGCTTCCACGCGATTGTAGCCGATGGCCTTCCACAGGGGATGCAGCAGCAGGAAGACGTCGGCAAAGCGGTGATAGAACCATTCGAGGAACCGCGAATGGCGAACGGCCCACAGCCGGATCGTATAGCTGCGGCGCGAACGGCGGTTGGGCGAAACGCTGGCGGGCGTATAGGCGCCGGTGGCGGCCTTTTTCGCGGGCGCGGCATTGCCGGGTTTTGCGTCAGCCATTGTCTTTGCCGCCGGATTTGACCAGGGCGACCAGGCGCTCCCTGTCATAGGCCGCTTCCAGCTCGGCTGCGGCTTTGTCGGCCTCTGCCTCGAGGTCGTCGGAGACCGGTGTCGGGTCGGCCTTGCGCCATTCCGCCAGATAGTCGCCGCTGTCGGCAGCGCCGGTTCGCATGGCGCACATATCGATGGCTTCGGTAAAGCGCAGGGTCAGCTCGCGCTTGGCGGTCTTGCGGCCCTGCTTGATGATGACCTGCGCCGGAATATCGCGCCAGTAAACGATAATGCGATCTGCCATATGCCCGAATTCTCCTCTTGCCCGACAATGCGCATCTTGCCACGTCATGGCTCACCTTGGCACGACGCGCGTCATGCTCAAAAGCGACTTGTCCCCGGCGTTGGCACTATAACTACCAGATGCCGCGTGAGAAGCCATTCCAGAGCCATGTCCAGATCGGCGGGTGATACCATTGGCGGGAATTGCCGTCTGGCGGCAGAGGTTTGAGATTGCCCGAAAGCGCATCTTCGACGGCGCTGAGGACAATGCCGGTGGACGCTGCCGTCTGCAGCAGCGGATAGGTGTGCATCGTGTCGTTTTTCGATGGCATCATGCGCGACTGGTAGAGAATGCCGCCGGTATCGACACCGGCATCGACCAGGTGCATGGTCGCACCGAAATTTGCCTCGTCATTTTGAACGCGTGCCCAATATCCGCCCATCAGGCCGCGATATTGGGGATTGATGCCGGCATGGAAATTGATGACCGGGCAGGGCATGGCTGCCAGCGTCGTAACGGAGAGCATGCGGCAGCTGACGAGAAAGACGACCGCCGGGCTGATGGCGCGGATCTGTTCGATTGCCTCCGGCGTGTTGATCGAGCCAACCGCGATCACAGGAATGGCAGGATTTTCGCGGTCATCGGCCTGGTAATCACCCAGAATTTCCGCGCTGCGCTTCTCGGTCAAACGCTTGCCGAACCTTGAGGCAACCATCGTCGCAAACTGACCGGCGGCTGTGATCAGCCCCAGCTTGCGGATGCGGCGCTTGAGAAAGAGCTTTTTTGATTCCGGCTGTTCCAAGAGAACGGTCACATCGCCAAAATGGCTTTCGATCGCATTGATCAGGATCTGCGGATTGCGGCCGCCGGCCGTGACGATGACGATCTTCCGGTTGGTGGGTGAGCTCATGTCGGTGATCACCGTCCGTCTCAGATCATGAAGGCGAGGACTGCGCCGGCGGCGAGGATGACGCTGGCAGCGACGGCAAGCGAAATGATGCCGATCAGGGCACCTGCCACAAGTCCCAGTCCATCCCGCTCCATATGGGCAAAGCCGATCACGGAGAGCGCGAAAGCCGGCAACCAGTTGCCGAAGGGAATGGGCAGGAAGATCACCACCGCCAGGACAAGCGCCAGAAATCCGATCAGCCGTTCGGCCAGCCGGCTGCCCAAAAACCAGCCACGCGGCCTGATCAGCGTTTCGGCGCGCTGGAGCCAGGGCGAGATGCGGTTGACGAAGACGAAGAACGTAGCGTTGTCAAAGGCATAGTCGCCCATGCGTTTCGGCAGCCAGATGCGGCTGCGCCGGGAGGCAAACATCTGCCAGGCGACGAAAATCAGCGGCAGGCCGAGAATGAACGTGGCGCCCGGCGGCAGCGGGATGAGGTTGGGAAGGGCAAAGACGACGAGGAAGGCACCGAAGGAGCGGTTTTCCATGGCTGCGGCAAGTTCGCGCAAGGTGATTTTCGAACCGGCATTGAGCGAGAGATTGCGCAGGAGCTGGGACAATTGCTGCGGATGGTGGCTCTGTGCCCTTGCCGGAAGGTCCGTTGCGAAAATGTCCGTCATCCCCGTCACCTATTCTTGTGGTTGTTCGGGCGACTTTGGCGGCAGGCCGTTACGATGCACTTAAATCAAATGCAGCGCTTGCAGCAAAATTGTGAGCAAGGCTAACAGAAGGTTTCCGGCCGTTCAGGCGTGCAGAAGTGCGGGCGTCAGGTCGCCGTAACCGGTAAACCGGTATTCATAATCAAGCCCCAGCATTCCGGCGGCCTTGCGGGCCTTTTCCTGCAGCTTTTCGTCTTCCACCTGCGAGAGATAGATGAGCTTCTTGTAATGGCCGAAATACATGTCGCGCAATTCCGGATGGCGGTCGAGGCCGAGCGGTTCGATGACGAACGCCTCGAATTGGCGGGCCAGGAAATCCGTCAGGAAAAACGAGGTGAAATCCTCGTCCCACCCGGCCTCGAAGGCGGCATTGCCGGCGAAAAAGGAAAAACAGTGCGGACCGGCGATGCGCTCGACCTTTTCTTCCTCACAGAGCCTGTCGAGCAGGCCGCCGGTGCCGCAGTCGGCATAGGCGACGAAGATGCGGCCGAAGCCTTCGGCGCGGGCCTTGTCGATAGCGGATTTGATGCCGGGCGTGATCTTGTCGGGGGTGTTGTGCCAGATGGCGGGAAGACAGGCGAGGTCGATATGGCCGAGTTTGTTGGCTTCGCAGACGGCCAAAATTTCACGGGCAATCGCACCGCATGCGATGACGTGAACTTTTTCCGTTTTCGTGCGTTCCATAGCCGAAGATCTTTCTTCCATGCCAACGTTATCCGTCACAATAAGGAACCCGACCCATGACCGCAAAGACAATCGCCACAATCGGTCTCGTGCTTTTTTCCGTCACCACGCTCGCTTCGTGCGGCAATACCATTCGCGGCATGGGTGCTGATGCAGCCAATACCGTGGATGCGACCCAGGATGCCGGCCGCAAGGTCGATCGCGCTGCCAACTAAACGGTTGGGTTCGATATAAGAAAACCGGCCGCGCTGTTCATCAGCGCGGCCGGTTTTTGCATGCTCAAATTCGCTTGATCAGGCGCCGGCCAGCTGATTGTGCTTGCGCTTCATGAATTCCTTGGCTGTTTCGACGGCAACAGCCGCGTCACGGCAATAGGCATCGGCGCCGACAGCCTTGCCGAATTCCTCGTTCAGCGGTGCGCCGCCGACCAGGATGACATAGTCGTCGCGCATGCCCTTTTCCTTCATCGTGTCGATCACGACCTTCATATAGGGCATGGTCGTGGTCAAAAGGGCGGACATGCCGAGGATATCCGGCTTTTCGCGCTCGATCGCGTCGAGATAGTTTTCGACGGGGTTGTTGATGCCGAGATCGATGACGTCGAAACCCGCACCTTCCATCATCATGCCGACCAGGTTCTTGCCGATGTCGTGAATGTCGCCCTTGACGGTGCCGATGACCATCTTGCCCTGTTTTGGCGCGCCGGTGGCGGCGAGAAGCGGGCGCAGGATGAACATGCCGGCCTTCATGGCATTGGCCGAAAGAAGCACTTCGGGAACGAACAGGATGCCATCGCGGAAATCGACGCCGACGATCCGCATGCCTTCGACCAGTGCCTGGGTGAGGATGTCGTAGGGAACCCAGCCGCGCTTCAACAGAATGTTGGTCGCGTCCTCGATCTCTTCCTTCATGCCGTCATAGAGATCGTCGTGCATCTGCTGCACGAGTTCGTCGTCGGAAAGATCCTCGAGAATGATTTCGTCGTCTGCCATGATGGTTTTCCTCGGTTCCTGGCGCTGTCAGGCTCAAACCTCCCCGACGCAGCTACTATACTTAGCTTTACCGGCGGCAAAAGCTCTTTTCGAAAGCGACGCCGCATACGATGAAAAACGACGGCAGGACGATCGCTCCGCCTTACCATTCGCAGCATTGGGCAAAACAGTCTATTGCCTGATGCCGAGGCTAGAAAATATGATATCGGCACTGAAGACCTGCTGGGCGCTTGAAGCCGGATCAGGTTGCGCCTGCGATCGTGTTCGAGTTGCGCCACCC comes from the Pararhizobium qamdonense genome and includes:
- a CDS encoding methyltetrahydrofolate cobalamin methyltransferase, whose amino-acid sequence is MTRTIVASATREIIIGFDQPFCVIGERINPTGRKKLAAEMIEGNFDTVIKDALEQVAAGATMLDVNAGVTSVNPNETEPALLVRTLEIVQGLVDVPLSIDSSVSAAIEAALKVAKGRPLVNSVTGEEEKLEAILPLCKKYDVPVVAISNDETGISMDPDVRFAVAKKIVERAMDYGIKPHDIVVDPLVMPIGALGDAGRQVFALLHRLRNELKVNTTCGLSNISFGLPHRHGINAGFIPMVIGAGMTSAIMNPCRPQEMEAVRAANVLNGTDQNCGTWIMTYRDHNPAGGHAAPAAAAPGASSGRRGGRAGRAGARAEEPAGEKAE
- a CDS encoding methylenetetrahydrofolate reductase, whose protein sequence is MAHIDENPLGRHLPLDPLPGHSSRGRLERVLRRGEFAVTAELNPPDSANPEDVYERAAIFEGWVDGINAVDASGANCHMSSVGICALLTRMGYAPIMQIACRDKNRIAIQGDVLGAAAMGVANIMCLTGDGVQAGDQPGAKPVFDLDCMSLLETVRVMRDNSKFLSGRKLTTPPQVFLGAAINPFAPPYDFRPYRLGKKIEAGAQFVQSQYCFDVPMFRDYMNKVRDLGFDEKCFILVGVGPLASAKTANWIRNNVPGIHIPDAIIKRLEGAQDQKKEGKQLCIDIINEVKEIKGVSGVHVMAYRQEEYVAEIVHESGVLKGRTPWTREANPGDSRVAERLDAIRDGKQENQEEMADVAAHRQH
- a CDS encoding methylenetetrahydrofolate reductase C-terminal domain-containing protein is translated as MADAKPGNAAPAKKAATGAYTPASVSPNRRSRRSYTIRLWAVRHSRFLEWFYHRFADVFLLLHPLWKAIGYNRVEAPVTFIERNVKGLLFDCRMCGQCALSSTGMSCPMNCPKQLRNGPCGGVRANGNCEVEPDMPCVWVKAWEGSRNMVKGDAILNVQKPVNQSLRETSSWLRVTAQAAEAREAAAAAAKDA
- a CDS encoding virulence factor, with protein sequence MADRIIVYWRDIPAQVIIKQGRKTAKRELTLRFTEAIDMCAMRTGAADSGDYLAEWRKADPTPVSDDLEAEADKAAAELEAAYDRERLVALVKSGGKDNG
- a CDS encoding formyl transferase — encoded protein: MSSPTNRKIVIVTAGGRNPQILINAIESHFGDVTVLLEQPESKKLFLKRRIRKLGLITAAGQFATMVASRFGKRLTEKRSAEILGDYQADDRENPAIPVIAVGSINTPEAIEQIRAISPAVVFLVSCRMLSVTTLAAMPCPVINFHAGINPQYRGLMGGYWARVQNDEANFGATMHLVDAGVDTGGILYQSRMMPSKNDTMHTYPLLQTAASTGIVLSAVEDALSGNLKPLPPDGNSRQWYHPPIWTWLWNGFSRGIW
- a CDS encoding exopolysaccharide biosynthesis protein, with translation MTDIFATDLPARAQSHHPQQLSQLLRNLSLNAGSKITLRELAAAMENRSFGAFLVVFALPNLIPLPPGATFILGLPLIFVAWQMFASRRSRIWLPKRMGDYAFDNATFFVFVNRISPWLQRAETLIRPRGWFLGSRLAERLIGFLALVLAVVIFLPIPFGNWLPAFALSVIGFAHMERDGLGLVAGALIGIISLAVAASVILAAGAVLAFMI
- a CDS encoding DUF1638 domain-containing protein, giving the protein MEERSSAMERTKTEKVHVIACGAIAREILAVCEANKLGHIDLACLPAIWHNTPDKITPGIKSAIDKARAEGFGRIFVAYADCGTGGLLDRLCEEEKVERIAGPHCFSFFAGNAAFEAGWDEDFTSFFLTDFLARQFEAFVIEPLGLDRHPELRDMYFGHYKKLIYLSQVEDEKLQEKARKAAGMLGLDYEYRFTGYGDLTPALLHA
- a CDS encoding entericidin domain-containing protein; this translates as MTAKTIATIGLVLFSVTTLASCGNTIRGMGADAANTVDATQDAGRKVDRAAN
- a CDS encoding corrinoid protein — protein: MADDEIILEDLSDDELVQQMHDDLYDGMKEEIEDATNILLKRGWVPYDILTQALVEGMRIVGVDFRDGILFVPEVLLSANAMKAGMFILRPLLAATGAPKQGKMVIGTVKGDIHDIGKNLVGMMMEGAGFDVIDLGINNPVENYLDAIEREKPDILGMSALLTTTMPYMKVVIDTMKEKGMRDDYVILVGGAPLNEEFGKAVGADAYCRDAAVAVETAKEFMKRKHNQLAGA